A window of Canis lupus familiaris isolate Mischka breed German Shepherd chromosome 12, alternate assembly UU_Cfam_GSD_1.0, whole genome shotgun sequence genomic DNA:
TCCTTCTAGGGGGGTTATATCAGCTTGGCTGAGTACAGTATAAGGCAGCGTCCCCATCAAGGGCCTGCTATGTTACTGACCAAGTGCCACCGACTACAGGAGGCAGAAAAGATTGGTCATACCTGGACCTGAACTCTAGGAGTCAGATACATGCCGGGGGAAGGGAGCCTTTCACTCAGAAGTTATCAATACTAGACAGTATCTTCTGAGGGCCAACTGGGTGGTATGGAGAAAAGAAGTCCGTGGAAGCCAGAGAAAGGACAAGGCAGTATGGGCTCCTAAGAGCAGGATGGGAGCTGACCCAAGGTGAGGAGAATGGTGTCTATTACTAGACCTCTCATGAGGGGCTCAGGCCAGCAAATAGTGTCATGTAGGAGGTAGATACAGTCAAGCAGACACAGGAAGATGACTAAGAGGGAGGCCCACCACTAGCGTGTTGTTTGCCTTCCTAGATTTTGCCTCTGTGAGGGGAATGCAGCCTCAAGGTGCCATCTTTGTGGCCCTTCCCCACCTGGGGCCCATCCTGGTCTCGCTGCTCACTCGTCATCGGATGATCCGTTGGTATGACATTCCAAAGAAGCCGCCCTGGTGCCCACCTCACAAAGTCTTGTTGGCAGGGTGGATAACCATCTACTTTGTCATGGGGTGAGCACCCACTTCTCATACCACGGCCCTGGTGCCTGCTAGGGTGGGGCCCCCATACCTGAACTACTGCTGCATTCTGGCCTCCTCAGGGATGGCATGCCATCTCGCCTTCTCTGGAGGGGTCCCGTCTGTGCCTGCCTAGGATTCCAGCCAGAAGGGTAGAGGAATCCTCTcccttgttcctctccctctccatgatTCTCTGTTGTTTCCTTCACCTCACCATGCCCAGCTCCTCCCTGCCGGCACTCAAGTGAGGCCTAGACACTCTTGTTCCCATTTTGGCACACAGGGCTTCCTTTTGGTAACCAAGCATCCTTATGCCAGAGGACTTCCTTCATTTGCTGTGAAACACCCTCCCTCTTAGTGCCCTGCCACCATCTCTCCACAGCTATGCCTCCTACCTGGTATGGAAGGACCTGGGAGGGGGCTTTGGGcggcccctggccctgcctctcgGCCTCTATGCTGTGCAGCTCGCCGTCAGCTGGGCTGTCCTGATCTTCTTCTTTGCAGCCCACGCCCATGGTCTGGTAAGGCCTGCAGTGTTCAGCAGCGGGAGTAGTGTAGAAGGAGGTGAGACCCCCGGGCCCCCAGAGCAGATAGCGCAGGAGGCCACTCGAGTGTAGGCAGGTAACAGGTGGGCAGACTTCTGCGAGCTCCGGTTGGGTGCCCAGCTCTCAGGCACTTGGCTCACCAGGGCCAGAGCTCTGCAGAGAGGCCGAGGGCACAGTTCTCAGGGCAGCCTGCCTGACCATCCTGCTTGtctgcccccctacccccacccaggccctgctGCACATGCTGCTGCTCTACGGGCTGGTGGTAAGCACAGCCCTGATCTGGCATCCCATCAACAAGCTGGCTGCCGTGCTCCTGTTGCCTTACCTGGCCTGGCTCACCGTGACCGCTTCTATCGCCTACCACCTGTGGAGGGACAGCCTCTGTCCGAACCACCACCAGCCTCTGCCCATGGGAGAGAAGAGGGACTGAGGCCccagggacaggagaggagggaggatggCAAGGTAGGGGTAGAAGAGAACGCCAGTGGGGGCATGGGACTactggggggagagggaaagggggaggggggaccagGGATTGATGAATCCCTGAAGATGACTCGGCCCAATGTGGTCACTGTCCTAGGTCCCCTGGTGCCAATTTCCATTCGATTTCAGAaacaggaaagggaaggggaaacttattttatacttaatataaattaataaaaccctTTACTAACTTTAAAGGTATGATGTGAAGTGCATATCTGTGTACATGATGTCTATGGCTGCAGAGTAGTGCAGACCTGTCCATGCATGTGGGAGTGCATGTCCCTGAAAACACCAACCTGTGCATCAAGGGATTGGCGGGCACAAGGTCTCTGCTCCAATCATGCACCCTCCACACCTTCCCAATAAAGCTGAGATATTCAGGACTTAGATTTTCAGTTACCTGGAACACAAAGTCTTTTTGAAGAATtctataaaagcaaaacagaggggcacctggggggttcagtggttgagcagctgccttcagctcaggtcatgatcccggggttttgggatcaagtcccgcatcaggctcctctgcttgtgtctctgcctctctctctctctctctctcatgaataaataaataaaatcttcaaaaaaaaaaagcaaaacagaaaagtagataaaataaaaagatctgaaATATACATGTCAGGtttatatactacattttattatagaatattttaatgttatttcattggattttaattaatatatagtaataacaatatcatatattatagttataataatattacactgttatatacaatatattatatattatatatgtcataTCAAGACCTTATGTGATTATCTCTGATAAGGAGGATTATAGATCGTTTTTGTTTCATACTtttttactgttaatttttttaagtcaattaaTGACTattataataagagaaaaaatggagaaaaagagatgaatgCCTCAGTGCTGACAAGTGAGCAGGAGCTTTCAGTAGGAGATTCTTATCCAGACTTCTCTCTTCCCACATCTTCTCATTGGCTGCCTTATTTTGGACTCTTCCCTCCTATTGTTTTCATCTCCTCTTGTTTCCAGGCCCCAATGGTAGCAAGGGTAACAGTGATTGCCCCTGGGGCTGCAACCCCAAATACCAAATAAGGTCAGCTAGAAGTCCCAGACACCTTGCAtaggagcttttaaaaacattgaccattctctaggggtgcctgggtggctcagttggctaagcatctgcctttagctcaggtcatgatctcagggtcctgcgatccagccccacatcaggctccctgctgctgctggagagtctgctgctccctctgtcccttcccctgctcatgggctctctctctcactccttctctttctctctctccctctcaaataaataaataaataaataaataaataaataaataaataaataaataaaatcttaaatatatatatgccagtCTCTAGGGATGGAGCTGAGCATCAGTGTTTTTAAAACTCCCCAGGGCGTCCTGCAGCCCACCTGAGAACCACTGCTGAGTGCATAGCAGAGCCACTGGGGAGCTTATTAAAAAGGCCTGCTCTGTAGACCCCACCCATGACCTAAGAATCAGAACTTTTGAGGTAGGCTCCAGGCATCTTTAGACTTAACAAGCTCCCAGCACTGGTGTCAGCTGTCACTACAATTGGAGAGCTCCAGGTATGGATGGTTTCTCAGGGCTCTTTTCACCTTGACAACCTGTTTCCGTGTGCTGAGTTCTGGGTGGAGAACCAGCTATGACCTGTGTGGGCTAAGGACCACACAGGGAGAAGCCAGACGGACATCATCATTCAAGGAGACTGGCTCTTTCTGGAGCTCACCGAAGAACAAGAAGGAATCTGcatcctccctgcctccagaaaGGACATGCTCTGCCCGGCAAGGCAGCTCAGGTACCCCCACCTTTGTGTCCCCAGTCCCAGTGCAGCCCAGGGCACAGAGCTGGTGttcatatgtatttattgtttgGATAAATGAATACTTTGTCCCATTAAAAGAAATGTTGACCAGCACCCTACCAACACCTGCAGACAACTCTGCACCCATTGACAAAGCCTATGTTTGGGGAAGAGAAGGATATGAATAGTTTTTGACACGTCTCAGGTGGTTCTAATGTGCAGCCTGGGTGAAATAGCTACCAgcatggttctcaaagtgtggcccagTGGCCCCCTAGGGCAGctgttaaaggcagatgcttgaagGCCTGGACTCCAGACCTGTGCCAGACCCACAGAATCAGACCATCTTGGGGAACGAAGGCCATATGGTGCAGTGCTTTGCAGTTCTGGCCCAGTCTACTTCACTGtctgtgcttcattttcctcacctGTCCAATGGGGCCCTCCTGGAATTGTCTGGAAGAAGAGATGGGGTAATGAGTAATAAGATGTCTGGCACAGAGGTAGTACTTGATACCTGTTAGCTGTTCTAGGAGAGAAACCCAGAGGCCACCTGTTCACTAAGCACACGTGGTTCTGATTCACACTGAAGTTGGAAACTCATCTTGCTGCACAACCCCCAGCAGTATTTCCCTAACTTCCTAAGAGCCAGGAGAGTGAGTGACCTCCTTCTCAGGTCTATGGGCTAGCCTGACCAGTGTCACACTCACAAAATGACTGGCTTTTGATGTCGCACGTTCAGGTGGATATTGTCTTCATCTCAATCAAATTTTCTAAAGCTGCTTTTAGTTGAATTTCTAACTTCATTTAAAGTCACCAGTTGACTTTAGACAAGTGAGCACCCCAGAATTATTTGACATTATCATCATCTCAAATAGGCAGTATAAATATTTGCTACTAATTTTGTGTTGCCAGCTAGTTCTACAAGTTCAATTGATGCTCCAAGAAGAGGAGAGTCAGCCCAAGCACATTGCATGACTTTGCCCTCCCCAGTGCAAGCTGATCCACAAACCCAAGCATCCAGATACCTCCAGTTTTAGACACTTGGCTCTAGAAGAAAGCTAGACAAAACTAACAAAACTGCCTGATAGGGATGAGTCAAACTAAGGGGCTTCCTGTCTTTGAACAAAAACAGCCAGAAAGGACAGGACTTCTCAAAGTCGCCCTTAAAATTCCCttctgcaggggtgcctgggggagctcagtcagttaagcatctgactcttgatttcgactcaggtcatgatctcagtcagggtcatgagattgagccctgagtcaggctccacactcagtgtggagtctgcttgtccttctccctctgccccttcccacatcacacgttttttctctctctcaaatgaaagaataaataaaatattttttaaaaaattcccttctGCACCACTCCTTGGATTCCTGGGTGGGAACCTTTAATCCCTCAGTCTCTCAATCTGCCTGACCCCTTGTCCTTACTTACCCTATCGCACCTCCCAGTTCTGAGCCCCACCCGAAGCACACACTGCCCTGGGCCCCTCCTGGATCCCCAGAGTTACCCAGAGTTGTGCCTGAATAGAGTCAGAGCTGCCTCCTGTCTTTGCTAGATGTGTCTTGGGATCCCACCATCCCAATCACATGTATGAGCTTCTCTGTCCTTGAGTGGTGGTTTTCCAATTGCCTCTAAGTTGGCACGTGGCATGTGAATATGATTCACAGGATGGAGGGTAGTGGAGAGGGGGAGATGAGCTCCCCCTTCACATTGTCTGCAGAGGTGAGGCGATGCACCAGGTGATATAGCACACCCAGGAGGTAGTATGTCTCTTTCCACTATATCTTaatccatccttccctcccctgaACCCTGCATTCTTCCTCCCTTTGCCAAGTCTGCAGAGTGAAGACACACAGGAGCAACGGGAAGTGGGTAGACCGATAGGTGTATGTCCAGTGGACAAAGTTTGGTCCATTGGGCTGGCAGGGGCAGAGTGCAGGCAGTGTTTTTTCTCTAGGCATCCCTGgctgctcctccttcctctctgggcAGGTAGAGGTGATGCCCTTATAGAAGCATAAGGCTCCCTGAATGTTGTcaggcaggggccagggctcCAAAGTCTTCTTTTGTGATGGCCACATCCATCCTACCTCCTGGAATGCCCCAGCACCGCATGCTGAGTTTCAGAGTCCTCCTCTCTCTTGTAGTTCTGGAAAACCAGCACAAGGCCCTTTTGTTTTAAGTTCTTATTGCTGATGCTCTTGAGTGGCATGCTAGTTACCTACCCAGACAAAGCCTGGCTTTGGTTGGGGACTCTCTCAGAGCCAGACCTCCCTCTTTTACACTCAGGTAGAGTCCCGTGAGGTGCCTTCTCGTCCCCTAGCTTTCAAGGACCCCCACCACTAAGACCCATGCTGCTAGCATGCAAGCTGGGAGAGGCCCTCTTTGTCACACCAGGAGCCTCTGTGGTACCTACTCAGCCTCATTCGTCCCTCTGCGGTCTCCATCTCCAAGATCCCCCAGCCCACCCAGAAATGATCTGCCCACAGGAGCTCCACAGAAACCCCTGTCCCCTCCGACCACACCTGCTCCACGCACTGAGCATGCTAAGCCCTGAAACTCTCCTCTCAAAAGTTGATTCAGTGTATCGCTCTCTCCTAGTAGTTCTTTGGCCCTGCAAACACCCCTTCAAAGAGGAACACTCTTAGTCACCTTCATGCACCTGATGCTTATCGGATCACTTTCCTCAAAGGCTCAAAAGCGCCAGCCGCGGGAGCCGGGCGGTGCCGGGAGTGGCTGCTGGAATGGAGGACCGGGGTGACCAGGACCGAAGTCCCCATTGGCACCATTTCCCTGGGGCAGCCTGTTCTGCCTGGCAAGCCGCGCGTTGCGTCCTGCACAGGAGGTATTGAAAACCCTGGCCCGCCCTGTGAGTCCGGTGCCTTCTGGGGTCTTGGCCTCAGACCTTCCGGGAGATCCTTGgttccctccccccgcccggccAAAGCTCTGGACACTCCGTGTTTATGTCAACAGCGCGGTTGCCGGAGAGTGCAGGCTTCTGCCCGCCAGGGGGGTGTCTGGTGCCTGTGGCCCGTTGTTTGTGTACCTCGTCTCGGTAGTGACCGAGGGCCGGCACGCCCGGGCTGGGTCTCTGGGGCAACGCACTGTTGGGGTCCCAGCTGTCCCTGCACATAAAGCACCCACTCTATCAACACGCTCCCGAGGTGTCTTCTTTCACAAAGTGAGAATTTAAACCTTCCCCTGGTGAGGCTTCTATTTTCCACTAgccccctcctggcctctcctcccttccccggGGAGGGCAGCTCAGCAGCAGGCTGAGACCCAGGGAAAAGCTGTGCCTGACCCTGTCCCCTACTCCTCAGCCACCTCCAGAacattcaaatgtttttttgCAGTGACCCTGGGAAACGGGACAGGGAGAGGTGGGCTGCGGCTTATCTTGGGCCCAATCCAGCTCCTTCCAGCCACTGCCACCTGGGAGAGAATGAGATTGGGTCCTGTGGGGACAGATTAGGGGAATTCCCTTTTTGCTTTCCATCCCTGCTCACTAGCTGCTCTGTCTACACCTAtaccctctacacacacacacacacacacacacacacctgtgtgcGTGCACCCCTCATATACTGATTGCTTCCAGAGCCAAGGCCCCTGAAGAACTCCTTTTTCCCCTATTCCCTTCTTGCTCCTCCTTCTTCGGAGCCTGGCCTcgggagtggggggcgggggtggtccCAGTAACAGTAGGGACTGCACGGTGAAGGGGCAACAGCATGACTCTGGCAGCACATAGCTCTGctctcactggctgtgtgaccttggtcaagtcacttaAGCTCCCTGATCTCAAATTCCTCcccaataaaatgagaataatagtagTACCTATGCCAACATCCTTGTGAAGAGTAAATGGGTTCATTTAATGGACACAACCAGCTTAGACCCAGGGTCAGGCCCCCCCAGGAAGGGCTGTGTTAGTGCCAGTGCTCACTATTACTGAATCCCAGGCAGCATAACATATTTGGAAAAGCCTTGGAGGCCGaaggacctgggttcaaattccagcacCCTACAGACTCCTACTGTGACTTTGAACTAGATGCCCTATTTCTGAGTCTCCTCCTCTGCAGGAGGGGCAAATGGATAGAAACTTACCCCAGTGTTAACAGGAGAGGTTAGGAGATGCCTGCCCTAAAGAGTATAGTGGCAGCTGCGGGTGGTGGAGCCAAGCTCCTGGCACCTGATCCCCAGATTAGCTGCTGTACTTGGGGCCCAGCAGAGGAAACTGGTAGGACTTAGAAAGGAGAACCAGGGACCAGCCAGGAACCAGGCCCCCAGGAGGTGCCATAAATAGCCAGAGCTAGCTCAGAGGGCCTCCCAGGATGTGGTGCAGGGATGGGGGCTGGGAAAGAGCAGTGGAAAAGGAAGCCATCAGTTATCAATTCAAGGGAGGACCGAGGGTGCTCTCCCAAGTGTCAAAGGAAAAAGTGTGTGTGGGTGTTGGAGGAGCTAGGGGTCACCTACTTTAGAAGTGACTAGCCTGGTCCACCTCTGCACCACCTCTCACCATCACTCAATCAGGACATTTTCACTGAGCTGTTCATCTTCCCCCCACAGGAGCCTTATGGACTTGCCAAGGACCTtgactttttcctctcttcttatGTCTATCCCTTTGGCTGTCCTGGAATAGAGGACAATAACCCAGATAGCATCACAGATGGAagcactgaggcccagagatgctTAGTGATTTGGCCAAGATCACACAATGAATCAAGGCTGAGATGGGGACCTgaacacagatttatttttttccctcccaatcCTGGGTTATACATGACAGCCAAAATCTCTGTGCCGTATTCCTagtccttggggcacctgggtggctcagtcaattgagcatcctactcttgatttcggtccaggtcatgatctcagggtcatgggatccagccccgcatcaggctccacactcagcaaggagtctctccctcttttcctttctctgcccctcccccagcttgctctctctttctctctctctgtcaaataaattaattaatttaaaaaaatgaacatgccTTCAAGGAGGAAGTCTCTCCcacagggagaaaaaagaactgaaaggatCCTTCTTCCTCGCCTGCCTCCCCCCAAACCT
This region includes:
- the TSPO2 gene encoding translocator protein 2 isoform X2, yielding MQPQGAIFVALPHLGPILVSLLTRHRMIRWYDIPKKPPWCPPHKVLLAGWITIYFVMGYASYLVWKDLGGGFGRPLALPLGLYAVQLAVSWAVLIFFFAAHAHGLALLHMLLLYGLVVSTALIWHPINKLAAVLLLPYLAWLTVTASIAYHLWRDSLCPNHHQPLPMGEKRD
- the TSPO2 gene encoding translocator protein 2 isoform X1, whose translation is MDRLQEKRLLTLNPGDSPRGCVLSDFASVRGMQPQGAIFVALPHLGPILVSLLTRHRMIRWYDIPKKPPWCPPHKVLLAGWITIYFVMGYASYLVWKDLGGGFGRPLALPLGLYAVQLAVSWAVLIFFFAAHAHGLALLHMLLLYGLVVSTALIWHPINKLAAVLLLPYLAWLTVTASIAYHLWRDSLCPNHHQPLPMGEKRD